A stretch of the Corylus avellana chromosome ca6, CavTom2PMs-1.0 genome encodes the following:
- the LOC132185741 gene encoding small ribosomal subunit protein eS7, whose translation MYTSRKKIHKDKDAEPTEFEETAAQAFFDLENTNQELKSDLKDLYINSAIQVDVSGNRKAVVIHVPYRLRKGFRKIHVRLVRELEKKFSGKDVVLIASRRIVRPPKKGSAAQRPRSRTLTAVHEAMLEDIVLPAEIVGKRVRYRIDGSKIMKVFLDPKERNNTEYKLDTFAAVYRKLSGKDVVFEYPVTEA comes from the exons ATGTATACTTCAAGGAAGAAGATCCACAAAGATAAGGATGCTGAACCCACTGAGTTTGAAGAGACGGCTGCTCAG GCtttctttgatttggaaaaTACCAACCAGGAGCTGAAAAGTGACTTGAAGGATCTTTACATAAACTCTGCCAT TCAAGTTGATGTTTCTGGGAATCGGAAGGCTGTTGTCATTCATGTTCCCTACAGGTTGAGAAAAGGCTTCCGCAAGATTCACGTTAGGCTTGTGAGAGAGCTTGAGAAGAAGTTCAGTGGGAAG gATGTGGTCCTTATTGCCAGCCGGAGGATAGTGAGACCACCAAAGAAAGGTTCTGCTGCTCAACGGCCCCGCAGCCGCACACTCACTGCTGTTCACGAGGCAATGCTGGAGGATATTGTATTGCCTGCTGAGATTGTTGGGAAGCGTGTCAGATATAGAATTGATGGATCCAAGATAATGAAG GTTTTCTTAGACCCTAAGGAACGAAACAACACCGAGTACAAGCTGGATACCTTTGCTGCGGTCTACAGGAAACTTTCTGGCAAAGATGTTGTGTTCGAGTACCCAGTAACAGAGGCCTAG